A genomic segment from Bradyrhizobium sp. ISRA430 encodes:
- a CDS encoding class II aldolase/adducin family protein yields MQAPAQLGDLRRMSARVGNNMLLVQAAGGNSSIKHDDVLWVKASGTWLADAEAKDIFVPVSLSAARVALAQGDERVPLAPHATTTLRASIETSLHALMPHPVVLHVHSVNTIAWAVRTDAPDELAQRLDGLAWHRLDYFHPGLPLARAVNAVIAQNAIDVLILGNHGLVVGAADCDAAEALVYEVEKRLALAPRRAPPVNAQALRKICTGTDYRLPADPLCHSIGTDRFSRAIATGGSLYPDHVVFLGPGLPRLDEGKDLAAMTAHASANRLPLPVAALTAGIGAVIRKDASSGAEALLTCLALVTSRLPLSAEIGYLSVENEQALLNWDAEHYRRQLTAHR; encoded by the coding sequence ATGCAAGCCCCTGCCCAACTCGGAGATCTTCGTCGCATGTCGGCACGCGTCGGCAACAACATGCTGCTGGTGCAGGCTGCCGGTGGCAATTCGTCGATCAAGCACGACGACGTGCTCTGGGTAAAGGCGTCGGGCACCTGGCTTGCGGATGCAGAAGCCAAGGACATTTTCGTGCCGGTCTCGCTTTCAGCCGCACGCGTCGCGCTGGCGCAGGGGGACGAGCGGGTGCCGCTTGCGCCGCATGCCACGACGACATTGCGCGCCTCGATCGAGACGTCGCTCCACGCACTGATGCCGCATCCGGTTGTCCTGCATGTCCACTCGGTCAACACGATCGCATGGGCGGTGCGAACCGACGCGCCCGATGAGCTTGCTCAACGACTAGATGGGTTGGCTTGGCATCGCCTCGACTATTTTCACCCGGGATTACCATTGGCGCGTGCCGTGAACGCCGTCATCGCACAGAATGCGATCGATGTCCTGATCCTCGGCAATCACGGCCTGGTGGTCGGCGCGGCAGACTGCGACGCGGCGGAAGCCCTGGTCTACGAGGTGGAAAAGCGACTCGCGCTAGCGCCGCGCCGCGCGCCACCGGTGAACGCGCAAGCGCTTCGCAAGATATGCACGGGGACAGACTACCGCTTGCCAGCAGATCCGCTATGCCACAGCATTGGCACCGACCGCTTTAGCCGTGCGATTGCGACAGGCGGCTCGCTGTACCCAGACCACGTGGTCTTCCTCGGTCCGGGTCTGCCAAGATTGGATGAAGGCAAAGACCTGGCTGCCATGACGGCGCACGCCAGCGCCAATCGACTGCCCCTGCCCGTTGCCGCTCTCACTGCAGGCATTGGCGCCGTCATTCGGAAGGACGCCAGCTCTGGGGCTGAGGCCTTGTTGACCTGTCTAGCGCTTGTGACCAGTCGCTTACCTCTGAGTGCCGAGATCGGCTACCTCTCGGTCGAGAATGAGCAAGCGCTTTTGAATTGGGACGCCGAACACTACCGGCGACAATTGACCGCTCATCGCTGA